A single region of the Drosophila miranda strain MSH22 chromosome 2, D.miranda_PacBio2.1, whole genome shotgun sequence genome encodes:
- the LOC108157483 gene encoding protein takeout — protein MSRIVLPLVLCLAMAVQADFPNDPKPCKYGDTECFVKFCNRLITEKATEGDDSLNLVQLDPLAVDRMVLKQGDDRSPVRIDLTFTNNKLFGNKYLRFKKIRGFGKEIATKHEMIMTSKVYSLVGEYSIKGQVLVLPISGSGHSNMTLIGTDLKVTFTGKPVEKNGEIYMEATDLQYYLKPKSQHYHFSNLFNGDKILGDTMNTFLNENGAAIFSETKETIEKAFAALYQPLITRVFSKYPYAKYFAAEESS, from the exons ATGTCGCGTATCGTTCTCCCCCTCGTCCTGTGCCTGGCAATGGCCGTGCAGGCCGATTTCC CCAATGATCCGAAGCCGTGCAAATACGGAGACACAGAATGTTTTGTGAAGTTTTGCAACAGGCTAATAACGGAGAAGGCAACCGAAGGGGATGACAGCCTGAACCTGGTCCAGCTGGATCCTTTGGCGGTGGATAGGATGGTCCTCAAGCAGGGCGACGATAGGAGCCCAGTGAGGATAGATCTTACGTTTACGAACAACAAACTGTTTGGCAATAAGTATCTGCGCTTCAAAAAGATCAG AGGATTCGGCAAGGAAATCGCCACGAAACACGAAATGATAATGACCTCTAAGGTGTACTCCCTGGTGGGTGAATACTCCATCAAGGGCCAGGTCCTGGTCCTGCCTATAAGCGGCTCCGGCCACAGCAACATGACGTTGA TTGGAACGGATTTGAAAGTCACTTTCACCGGCAAGCCGGTGGAAAAGAATGGAGAGATTTACATGGAAGCCACCGATTTGCAGTATTACTTGAAACCAAAGAGCCAACACTATCACTTTAGCAATCTCTTTAACGGTGACAAGATCCTGGGCGACACAATGAACACATTCCTAAACGAGAACGGGGCCGCCATCTTTAGTGAGACGAAGGAGACAATCGAGAAAGCTTTTGCCGCGTTATACCAGCCCCTGATCACAAGAGTTTTCTCCAAGTATCCATATGCCAAGTATTTTGCCGCGGAAGAGAGTAGCTAA